The following nucleotide sequence is from Actinomycetota bacterium.
AGAAGCCATCACCGCCATCGAAGAACCCGACATCGACATCCTCGAACCCACCGACCAACCCGAAGAACCCGACACCGAGATCCTCGAACCGGTGATGCCCGAGGAGATCTCAACGCTCGACGCTTCCGGCTCGGACGAAGGAACAACCACGATCGAGAGTGGCTCGGTGAAGTGGGGAGCCGGATGGCAGGATGCCGCTCAAGGATGGGTCCAAAAAGAGGGCGGGCGCTCCACATGGCGCCCCATCATCACGACGACCCCGGAGGTCGGCACCTGGGAGATCGACACGTTCCTCGGCATCGTCGCGGGTGAGGCAACACTCTCCGACGTGGAGCACGATCTTCCCGCCACCAGAAACCGTGCGATTCAGTCGATGGTCGATCAGGCACTCTCCCGGGGAGCGCACGCGGTGGTCGGAGTCAGAACCGAGATTCAGGAACTCGGCGGAATCATCCTCGTCGGCGCGATCGGAACGGCCGTCACGCTCAAGAGTCCGACGTAGCCAACTCGAAGTCTCCCGAAACGGATTTACATCGGATCCGAACGCGGATCTTGTCTCCCCCGACCTGGCCGGGTCCCGGCGATGAAGGCAGCTTGATGCGTCCCGACAGGCTGCGAAGATCAACGTCGACGCTGCGCCCAGGCGGGATCCGAACGGTGGTGTCGCCGGATACCGTGCTCGCGACGATGTCGGATCCAAGGTACCGCGCGACGCTGATATCTCCCGATATGGACCGCAGCACGAGATCCCCACGAGCCTCGTCGATGTCGATATCACCCGACGCCGTGTTGATGGTCGCATCTCCGTGAACGGTCCGAATCCGGATGTCTCCGGATGCCGTGTCGAGTTTGCTCTTCCCCTCGATCGTGGCGATTTCGACGTCTCCCGATGCCGTCTTGACGAGGACTTCTCGCCGTACTGTGCCCACGCGCAGGTCGCCGGAGGCCGCCGAGATGTTCAGATCTTCGAGCGGCGCTCCGACATCGAGATCGGCCGAGGCCAGCGATGCAACGACCCCAGCCCCGGAAGGAACCGAGAACGTCACTTCCAGCGAGCCCCGGACAAAGCGACCCTGTTCCTGACGGACGCTCACGAGTTCGCCTGCCTGGTCGATGATGACCGAATCCGCCGATCGACCCCGAACATCCACATCGATCCTCCCGGCCTCACCGGAGATGACACGCACACTGCCCGACCCAAGTCGAATCGAGATTCTGGGCCGCTCTCCCACGTCGAAGGACTCGTGCCGAGCGCTCATAGCTCCACCGTCCCGGAGATCCGCCTGCCCTTGCCGCCATGGCGCACGCGCACTCTCGATGACAGCGTCTTTACAACCCAGGAGTTCACCGAATCTCCTGTGTCGGCAGCGGCATCCTCGATCAGTTCCT
It contains:
- a CDS encoding heavy metal-binding domain-containing protein, translating into DIDILEPADLHEVVEEAVTAIEEPDAHILEPTDLHEVVEEAITAIEEPDIDILEPADLHEVVEEAITAIEEPDIDILEPTDQPEEPDTEILEPVMPEEISTLDASGSDEGTTTIESGSVKWGAGWQDAAQGWVQKEGGRSTWRPIITTTPEVGTWEIDTFLGIVAGEATLSDVEHDLPATRNRAIQSMVDQALSRGAHAVVGVRTEIQELGGIILVGAIGTAVTLKSPT
- a CDS encoding DUF4097 domain-containing protein, whose product is MSARHESFDVGERPRISIRLGSGSVRVISGEAGRIDVDVRGRSADSVIIDQAGELVSVRQEQGRFVRGSLEVTFSVPSGAGVVASLASADLDVGAPLEDLNISAASGDLRVGTVRREVLVKTASGDVEIATIEGKSKLDTASGDIRIRTVHGDATINTASGDIDIDEARGDLVLRSISGDISVARYLGSDIVASTVSGDTTVRIPPGRSVDVDLRSLSGRIKLPSSPGPGQVGGDKIRVRIRCKSVSGDFELATSDS